From Nicotiana tabacum cultivar K326 chromosome 15, ASM71507v2, whole genome shotgun sequence, the proteins below share one genomic window:
- the LOC142169836 gene encoding uncharacterized protein LOC142169836 — MLVSVPFSEIGYRSWRRSVMQGLSIKNKLGFISGKYIADIVEYANNVIELWRELEDRYEQTNGARLYQIQKEINDLSQGVLDITSYYTKLKKLWEELNTLSKKTHCICTCTCGAKENMHKAEQDKRLIQFLMGLNEVYTIVRGSILMMNPLPTLAQAFSLFI, encoded by the exons ATGCTTGTTTCAGTTCCTTTCAGTGAAATTGGATATAGATCTTGGAGACGTAGTGTTATGCAAGGTCTATCCATTAAAAATAAGTTAGGGTTTATAAGTGGAAAGT ATATTGCGGACATTGTGGAGTATGCTAATAATGTTATTGAGTTGTGGAGAGAATTGGAGGATCGTTATGAGCAAACTAATGGTGCTAGGCTGTACCAGATCCAAAAAGAGATAAACGACTTGTCTCAAGGTGTGCTGGACATTACAAGTTATTACACTAAGCTGAAAAAGCTGTGGGAAGAGTTGAATACTTTGAGCAAAAAGACTCACTGCATCTGTACCTGTACCTGTGGTGCCAAGGAGAACATGCACAAGGCCGAGCAGGACAAGAGATTGATACAGTTCCTTATGGGACTTAATGAGGTCTACACTATTGTACGAGGAAGCATTCTCATGATGAATCCGCTACCAACTCTTGCACAGGCTTTCTCACTATTCATTTAG